From Pseudoalteromonas piratica:
AAGGCGCAACTAACTTTAGTTGGAGCGCCGCACATTTAATGATGATGTTGGATGAAATTGGTTTGCCTGAAAGTTCGTTGAGTCAACACTAAAAATATACTTGTTCAGTTTTCGGTTGAGTGAAATGTTAGCCTTGGTTACGCTTGGCTAAAATCACCAAATGATTGGCTTTATGAAAATCACGCAACCTGAAAAAATTAACGAGTACTACCAAGCATTGGTAGATAAAAACAGTCAATATCTTGGCTGTTTTTATGCCTGTGTGACCAGCACGCAGATTTTTTGTATCGCAACTTGCAGTGCGCGCAAACCAAAAAAAGAAAATGTTGAGTTTTGCTCAGAGGTAAAAGATGCCCTTGATGCGGGCTTTCGCCCGTGCAAAGTATGTAAGCCAACACAAAATGCCCATTCAATGCCAGAGCCAGTGGCTACAGCATTAAAATTGCTAGCGCAAAAAGGCCAAGAAAAGCTTTCAGACTACCATTTGAAAGAGGCTGGAATTCAGCCTGAACTGGTAAGACGTTGGTTTAAAAAACACTATGGCATGACGTTTCAAGCCTATCAGCGCATGGTGCGTATAAATACCGCTTATCAAGAAATTCAAAATGGCAAACAGCTGATTGATTCAGCGCTTGATTCAGGTTTTAACTCGTTAAGTGGCTTTGCCTATACATTTAAAAAAGCCACAGGCCTTAATCCGAGCAAAAGTAAAGATAAGCAAGTTATCTTAATTGCGCGCCACACTACACCGATTGGACCAATGTTTATATGCGCAACTAATAATGGCGTTTGTTTGGTTGAGTTTGTTGATAGACGCATGCTGGAGACAGAATTTAACGAGTTACAAAAGCGCTTGAATGCAGTGATTTTACAAGGTGAAAATGAACATATTAAACAGTGTAAGTTTGAGTTGAATGAATATTTTGCAGGCACGCGAAAAGAGTTTAATGTGGCACTCGAACTGCCAGGCACTGAATTCCAGCAAGGGGTTTGGCAAGGCCTGCAAACTATTCCATTTGGTGAAACACGTAGTTATTCAGAACAAGCTTCTGCACTAAACAACGCCAAAGCGGTGCGTGCTGTGGCAACTGCAAATGGTATGAACCGCGTTGCGATTATTGTACCGTGTCATCGTGTGATTGGTAAGGATGGGTCACTTACTGGTTATGGTGGTGGTTTAGCGCGAAAAGCCTGGTTACTCGAGCATGAAGGCGTAATAAGCTGCTAATTTTATTTAATTAGCAGCTGAGTTTGTAATTGTAAATATCGCTCTTTGTGCAGTCTAGGCACACTGTTCGGTAAGATTTTATTAAAATGTTCCGTTGCGAGCTTTTTATTTTCTAATGCCAGACCCATTTCAGCTAGGTTTATTTGCAACCTAGCAAAGCTTGCTTGATTTTGCTTAGGGGCTTTTGTAGCAAGAGCTTTTTGGTAACTGTTGTAGGCAGCTTGATAGTCTTTATTTGCTTTTTGACTAAAAGCCAAACCACCATAAGCTATTTTTATTTTTTGTGGGTCGTTCGTTTGATGCGCAGCATAGAGCGCCTTTTGCCAAGACGTGGTTTGTTTATCTAAATCGCCTAATGCGATATAGGTTTGCGCAAGGTTACCGTAAAGCTCAAAATTAAAATGCGGATCTTGCCGTTTAGCAAATTGACGTTGGGTTTTCTGCAATAGCTTAAGCGCATTTTCTGGATCACCAAATACATGGTATAGGTTTGCTATTTCCACAATTCGGTAGGGGTCTTGAAAGGCATCAAAGTGTTCTTTTAGAATTTTCTTAGTTTTAAATGCAACTTCTTTAGCAAGCACTTTCTGGCCGGTATAGTTCAAAGCTTTAGCATGGTAAAAATAGATTTGCGCTTTAAACACGCTAGGTAACTCAGTCTGTGCTAGCAAAGGCGTGGTAATTTTCAATGTCTCTAAAAACAGCTGATGGTCGTAGTAAAAGTCGAGTTGATACGAGCTGACTTTATACCACTGAGTGCTCAAAGGGGTTATGTTTGCGAGTGAGTCTTTTAAATATAAATCGCACTGTTCAAACGAGCGAAGGTGACAGAATTGCTCGTGATCACTGTAAGTTTCGGCTGCAAAAATAACAGGACTTATAAACAGCGCTAAACTTGAAATAAAACGAGCGGTGTAGATTTTTAATCGAGAGTTCATTCTAAAATTGGATAATAAAATGCGGTGCAATAAATTAACACCGCATAATTAAGTTACTTCTTTTTCGCTTTTTTCTTGGCTTTCTTTTTCGCCTTCATTTTCTCCGGATCTTTTTTCTTCTTCGCCGGTAGTTTAGCTTCTTTGTGTTTTGGCTCTAGGCCTTTAATTGTACGGCGTTTAAGTTTTTGCTCTGTGTAGCGCTCAACTTTTGCCAAAATTTCCACATCATGGGCTTCGATAAATGAAATCGCTGTGCCTTTTTTACCCGCGCGACCGGTGCGACCAATACGGTGTACGTAAATGTCGGCAGTGCGCGGCATATCAAAGTTAATTACGTGGCTAATATCAGCCACATCAATACCACGTGCGGCCACGTCGGTCGCAATGAGTACCTTAGTGCGGCCAGTATCAAAGCTTTTTAGTGCTGCTAGGCGTTTATCCTGAGGCATTTCACCACGCAGCCACGTGGTTTTAATGTCTTTCGCGAATAGCTCACCAACTAGCTGCTCTAAACGTTCACGTGTTTTAACGAATACAATGGCCTTTTCAACGTCTTCCGATTTTAAAATCGCTTCTAGTTGCTCCACTTTATGTTCGCGGTTATCTGATAAATGCACCCACTGATGGATTTTGCCTTTTTCACGACGCGATGGGGTTGCTTCAAGTAACGCTGGATCATTTAGAATGCGCTCTGCAAATAGCTCAACGCTGTCGCCCTCTAGTGTGGCTGAGAATAAAAAGCATTGCTTACGGTTTTTAGCTTCGTCGCAAATACGCAGCATTTCTTTACGAAAACCCATGTCTAACATGCGGTCTGCTTCATCAAGAATAAGCACTTCAACATCTTCTGCGTGGAAGTTTTCTGAATTTAAGTAATCCATTAAACGACCAGGTGTAGCAATCAGAATATCGTTATTTTTTTCAAAAATTTCTTTATGGCTACCGTAGTTAATACCACCTGTTACTACACCAATTTTAAGGTGAGTTTGCGCGGCTAGGGTATTTGCTTGTTCATACACTTGATAGGCTAGTTCACGTGTTGGTGTCATTATGAGTACGCGCGCAAAACCTGGATTACGTCTTGGGAAATCAATCAGATATTGCATTGCACCAAGTAAAAACGCTGCGGTTTTACCTGTACCGGTTGGTGAACTTGCTAAAATATCGCGACCTTTCATCGCTGCAGGAATAGCGAGCGATTGAATGCTAGTCGGTTTATCAAAACCCATTTTTTCAATGGCGTTTAATAATTTGGGATCAAGATCTAGGTCAGCAAAGTGCATAAGGAAATAAACATAAAGGAAAATTAGCTGTATTATACACCGAATGAGGCAATAGGGCAGAGGGCATTTTACCGCAATGTCGGGTTTTACGTTTAAGCAGTTTCATATTAACCACGATAAATGTGCGATGAAAGTGGGCACTGATGGCATTTTGTTGGGCGCTTGGGCACCTCTTGAAGGCGCAAATAAAGCATTAGATATTGGCACAGGTACGGGGCTAATTGCCTTAATGCTTAAGCAGCGTGCGCCTAGTTTAGTTATCACAGCTGTTGAAATTGATAATGATGCATTTTTACAAGCGAAAGAGAATATTTCAGCTTCACCTTGGCAAGATATAGGCGTGTGGCAAGGGAATATCAAAGAATTTCATAAAGATACAGCATTTGATCTGATAGTTTCAAACCCGCCATTTTTTAATGACTCACTTAAAAGCGACAATGCACAGCGCATGACGGCACGTCATACGGATGGTTTATCGTTTGACAGTTTATGTGCTAAAGCGGCAAGTTTATTAAGCGAAAAGGGTCGGTTTTGTGTGGTATTGCCTACAACCGAGTTAAGCCGATTTGAAAGTGCCGCAGATAACGCTAATTTGAAAATTACAAAAAAGCAGTGGGTATTCACTAGCAAAAAGAAAGCAGCAAAACGGGTATTAATGTGTTTGGCGCATAAAAATGAGTTGCAAGCCTTGGTTGAAGAAGAATTGGTTATTCATGCTGAGAGTGGGGAGTACAGCACAGCGTATAAACAACTGTGCCGTGATTTCTATTTGAACTTTTGAGAAAAGAAGTTAAAGCGTTTCAGCGTATTCGGTCATTACTTGTTCAACCCAAGTAGCAATGCGTTCATCACTTTTCTCGTACTGACTGTCTTCATCCAGTGCCAAGCCAACAAACTGTGTGCCATCTTTGGTTAATGCTTTTGAGGCTTCAAACTCGTACTCTTCAGAGTTTGGCCAGTAGCCTAAAAAAGTCACGCCTTGTGGTTTAATTTTGTCGTGCAGCATGCCTAATGCATCTTGAAACCATTGACCATAGCCTTGTTGGTCGCCCATACCAAAAAGTGCAATGGTTTTACCGCTTAGGTTAACTGACTCAATATCATCCCAAATTGATTCCCAATCTTCTTGTAACTCGCCAAAGTCCCAAGTAGAAATACCAAACATTAAGAAATCGAATTGTTCTGCGTTTTTCAGTGGCTCGTCTTTAATATTGTGAAGTGAAATGATGTCTTCACCGATAATTTGCTGAATTTTTTCTGCAGCCATCTCGGTGTAACAAGTTGTAGAACCAAAAAATAAACCAATTTTCATATTAAATTTGTGCGTTGCCGTGAGCTTGATATGATAGTCGCTAGTTTACCTTAACCTATGTGTTATTAATACATTGACAGAAAAACAAACCCCAAGCGTTGAAAATAGCCAACATATAGAACAATTTTTAGATGCCCTTTGGTTAGAGCAAGGTTTAAGTGAAAATACCTTGGCAGCATATCGTAACGACTTAAACAAATTTGCAATTTATATTGCGAAAACACCGCTTTTTGAGGTTGATGAAGGCATTATTCTTGAATATTTAGCATATCGCCGAGAAAATGGTTTTACAGCACGAAGTACGGCTCGGGCGCAAAGCGCGTTAAAACGCTTTTATTTGTATTTTATTGGTTTGAAAAAACTCTCCAGCTCACCGCTTGCCCATATTGAACAGCCTAAGCTAGGCCAGTCATTACCTAAAACCCTAACAGAACAAGAAGTTGAAGCCTTGCTTGATGCGCCTAATCTTGAAGAGCCCATAGAGCTAAGAGATAAAGCCATGCTTGAACTGTTATACGCAACAGGGCTTCGCGTAAGTGAATTGGTTGGCCTGCGTATGGAACAAATTAATCTGCGCCAAGCTGTGGTATTTGTTAAAGGTAAAGGAAATAAAGAACGTTTAGTTCCAATGGGGGAAGTGGCGCTTGAGTATATTGAAGTGTTTATCAAGTTAGCACGTCCGCAATTAATTAAACACGCGACTGATTTTGTTTTTCCGTCAAAACGCGGCATTGGCATGACACGACAGACCTTTTGGCATCGCATTAAGCACTATGCTATCGTCGCGAATATTCAGAGTGAATTATCACCGCATACTTTGCGTCATGCATTTGCCACACATTTGATCAATCATGGTGCTGATTTACGTGTTGTACAAATGATGTTAGGCCATAGTGACTTATCGACCACACAGATTTATACTCATGTAGCAAAAGAAAGGTTAAAATCCATTCATCAGACGCATCATCCAAGAGCTTGATGACAAAATACGGAATTTTATGTGGCTTAATACGGTCTAAATATTTATAAGCCCCAGTATTTAAAAAAGAGATAGCAAATGAAAAAACTAGCAATCGCAGCTGCTTTGTTGAGTGCGGCATTTAATATTTCAGCAAATGGTGTCGCAGCAGCGAGTGTTGATCCAATCGAAGCGAAAATCATAGCGGAATTTGAAAAAATCGGTCTACAAGCAAGTGGTGTAGCAGAAACACCTGTAAAAGGTTTGTATGAAGTATTAACCAATCGCGGCGTGTTATATAGCACGGCTGATGGTAAGTATTTACTGCAAGGTACGTTACTTGATTTAGAAAATAAAGAAAACCTAACGGAAGTTGCACTGGGTAATTTGCGTAAAGAAGGCGTTAAGCAATTTGCAGACTCGATGATCGTTTACCCAGCTAAAAACGAAAAACATAAAGTAACGATTTTTACTGATATTACCTGTGGTTATTGTCGTAAACTACACCGTGAGTTAGATGATTATCTTGATGCAGGCATTACGGTGCAATATCTTGCTTATCCACGTGCAGGTATACCAAGTAAAGGATTTGATGACTTACAAGACATTTGGTGTGCAAAAGATGCTGCTAAAGCACTTACTGATGCAAAAGCGGGTGATGATGTAGTGGATGTAGCTGCATGTGATGCACCAGTGAAAGAACAATTTGAAATGGGTCAAAGTTTTGGTATTACGGGCACGCCAGCTATCATTTTAGAAGATGGCACGCTTATTCCTGGTTACCAGCCAGCGGCTCAGTTAAAGCAAATTCTTGAAAGTAGTACAAAAGGGTAACCTAACCAGTTTGTGAAATAGGGCCGTTAAGGCCCTTTTTAGTCTGAGATTATTAAAAACGGTTCATGCAAAAAACAATTCAAACACGTGCCCGCGTTGATGACAGTTATCTAGACGCATCGCTTCACCCTGTTATTAAACAAATTTATGCCTCTCGTGGCATCAAAAACAATACTGAACTCGATAATGGCGCTGCGTCATTACTTGATTTTCGTTTATTGAAAGATATTGATGTTGCCGCAAATATTCTGATTAATGGGCTGCAAAAACAAGCCAAAATTTTAATCGTCGGTGACTTTGATGCTGATGGTGCAACCAGTACTGCGGTGTTAATGGAAGGCCTGCCGATGTTTGGCTTTCAACATGTTGATTACTTAGTGCCAAACCGTTTTAATTTAGGTTATGGCCTAAGCCCGCAACTTGCAGAACAAGTAGTGCAAATTAAGCCGGATATTCTTATCACAGTTGATAACGGCATTTCCTGTTTGCAGGGTGTTGAGATTTGTAAGCAGGCGGGTATTCAAGTGATTGTAACCGATCACCATTTACAAGGTGAAAAGCTTCCCAACGCCGACGCAATTGTTAATCCAAACCGCTTTGATTGTCAGTTTCCATCAAAAGCATTGGCGGGATGCGGTGTTGCGTTTTACTTGCTGGTGGCACTTCGTCACACGTTGCGCGAGCAAAATTATTTTGAAAACTCCTGCTTAGCGCAACCTAATTTAGCGAGTCTTTTGGATATTGTTGCGCTGGGTACGGTGGCCGATGTGGTGCCGCTCGATGCTAATAACCGTACTTTGGTTTACCAAGGTTTGGCGCGTATTCGTGCAGGTCGTACTCGCCCCGGAATTTTAGCTTTGATTGAGGTTGCCAACCGTAATAGCTATCGCCTGCAAGCCAGCGACTTTGGCTTTGCTATTGCGCCAAGGCTTAATGCGGCAGGGCGCTTAGATGATATGAGTTTAGGTATTGCTTGTTTACTGAGTCAGGATGGCAATCAGGCAAGACGCATTGCCGCGGAACTTGATGGATTAAACCAAGAACGCCGTGAAATCGAGCAAAGTATGCAAGTTGAAGCTAACGCGGTGCTAGAACGCTTAGTGTCACAATCACAAGAAATTCCAGATGCAGTGTGTCTATATCAAGACGATTGGCACCAAGGTGTTATTGGTATTCTAGCGGGACGTTTAAAAGAGCAATATCACCGTCCCACTGTGATTTTTGCACAGGGTGAAAATGGTGAAATAAAAGGCAGTTGCCGCTCTATTCCAGGACTGCATATGCGTGATTTGTTAGAGTCAATTTCAACAAAATACCCCGATTTAATTTTAAAATTTGGTGGTCACGCAATGGCGGCAGGGTTATCGATTTTAGAAAGTGACTTTGCACGCTTTAAGCAAGTTTACACAGACGCGGTAGCAAACACGCTGGCAGAAGAAGATAAGCACGCTGTGATATTAACCGATGGTAATTTGCCAGCTGATTGTTTTAACTTGAATTTTGCTAACCAACTTAAGCAAGCTGGCCCGTTTGGACAGAGCTTTGCTGAGCCATTATTCGACGATGTTTTTTATGTTATTCAACAGCGTATGGTGGGTGAGAAGCATTTAAAATTAGTATTGCGCCATGCTTCAGGTTTAGATGTTGACGCGATTGCTTTTAATGTTGATTTAAGAGCGTGGCCAAATACCGCAGCTGAAAAAGTACGTTTAGCCTATCAGCTTGATATTAATGAGTTTAGAGGTAAGTTTTCGCTGCAATTATTGGTCAGTGAAATACAATTAGCATAGATAAGAAATATTTATGCGAAAAAATGGTTTTGAATCTAATCAAAACCATTTTTTTTTGCTAAAATTCCCGCCTTTGATTATTGCCAAGAAT
This genomic window contains:
- a CDS encoding bifunctional transcriptional activator/DNA repair enzyme AdaA, which encodes MKITQPEKINEYYQALVDKNSQYLGCFYACVTSTQIFCIATCSARKPKKENVEFCSEVKDALDAGFRPCKVCKPTQNAHSMPEPVATALKLLAQKGQEKLSDYHLKEAGIQPELVRRWFKKHYGMTFQAYQRMVRINTAYQEIQNGKQLIDSALDSGFNSLSGFAYTFKKATGLNPSKSKDKQVILIARHTTPIGPMFICATNNGVCLVEFVDRRMLETEFNELQKRLNAVILQGENEHIKQCKFELNEYFAGTRKEFNVALELPGTEFQQGVWQGLQTIPFGETRSYSEQASALNNAKAVRAVATANGMNRVAIIVPCHRVIGKDGSLTGYGGGLARKAWLLEHEGVISC
- a CDS encoding tetratricopeptide repeat protein, producing the protein MNSRLKIYTARFISSLALFISPVIFAAETYSDHEQFCHLRSFEQCDLYLKDSLANITPLSTQWYKVSSYQLDFYYDHQLFLETLKITTPLLAQTELPSVFKAQIYFYHAKALNYTGQKVLAKEVAFKTKKILKEHFDAFQDPYRIVEIANLYHVFGDPENALKLLQKTQRQFAKRQDPHFNFELYGNLAQTYIALGDLDKQTTSWQKALYAAHQTNDPQKIKIAYGGLAFSQKANKDYQAAYNSYQKALATKAPKQNQASFARLQINLAEMGLALENKKLATEHFNKILPNSVPRLHKERYLQLQTQLLIK
- the srmB gene encoding ATP-dependent RNA helicase SrmB, which translates into the protein MHFADLDLDPKLLNAIEKMGFDKPTSIQSLAIPAAMKGRDILASSPTGTGKTAAFLLGAMQYLIDFPRRNPGFARVLIMTPTRELAYQVYEQANTLAAQTHLKIGVVTGGINYGSHKEIFEKNNDILIATPGRLMDYLNSENFHAEDVEVLILDEADRMLDMGFRKEMLRICDEAKNRKQCFLFSATLEGDSVELFAERILNDPALLEATPSRREKGKIHQWVHLSDNREHKVEQLEAILKSEDVEKAIVFVKTRERLEQLVGELFAKDIKTTWLRGEMPQDKRLAALKSFDTGRTKVLIATDVAARGIDVADISHVINFDMPRTADIYVHRIGRTGRAGKKGTAISFIEAHDVEILAKVERYTEQKLKRRTIKGLEPKHKEAKLPAKKKKDPEKMKAKKKAKKKAKKK
- a CDS encoding tRNA1(Val) (adenine(37)-N6)-methyltransferase produces the protein MSGFTFKQFHINHDKCAMKVGTDGILLGAWAPLEGANKALDIGTGTGLIALMLKQRAPSLVITAVEIDNDAFLQAKENISASPWQDIGVWQGNIKEFHKDTAFDLIVSNPPFFNDSLKSDNAQRMTARHTDGLSFDSLCAKAASLLSEKGRFCVVLPTTELSRFESAADNANLKITKKQWVFTSKKKAAKRVLMCLAHKNELQALVEEELVIHAESGEYSTAYKQLCRDFYLNF
- the fldB gene encoding flavodoxin FldB, which encodes MKIGLFFGSTTCYTEMAAEKIQQIIGEDIISLHNIKDEPLKNAEQFDFLMFGISTWDFGELQEDWESIWDDIESVNLSGKTIALFGMGDQQGYGQWFQDALGMLHDKIKPQGVTFLGYWPNSEEYEFEASKALTKDGTQFVGLALDEDSQYEKSDERIATWVEQVMTEYAETL
- the xerD gene encoding site-specific tyrosine recombinase XerD — encoded protein: MNTLTEKQTPSVENSQHIEQFLDALWLEQGLSENTLAAYRNDLNKFAIYIAKTPLFEVDEGIILEYLAYRRENGFTARSTARAQSALKRFYLYFIGLKKLSSSPLAHIEQPKLGQSLPKTLTEQEVEALLDAPNLEEPIELRDKAMLELLYATGLRVSELVGLRMEQINLRQAVVFVKGKGNKERLVPMGEVALEYIEVFIKLARPQLIKHATDFVFPSKRGIGMTRQTFWHRIKHYAIVANIQSELSPHTLRHAFATHLINHGADLRVVQMMLGHSDLSTTQIYTHVAKERLKSIHQTHHPRA
- the dsbC gene encoding bifunctional protein-disulfide isomerase/oxidoreductase DsbC encodes the protein MKKLAIAAALLSAAFNISANGVAAASVDPIEAKIIAEFEKIGLQASGVAETPVKGLYEVLTNRGVLYSTADGKYLLQGTLLDLENKENLTEVALGNLRKEGVKQFADSMIVYPAKNEKHKVTIFTDITCGYCRKLHRELDDYLDAGITVQYLAYPRAGIPSKGFDDLQDIWCAKDAAKALTDAKAGDDVVDVAACDAPVKEQFEMGQSFGITGTPAIILEDGTLIPGYQPAAQLKQILESSTKG
- the recJ gene encoding single-stranded-DNA-specific exonuclease RecJ gives rise to the protein MQKTIQTRARVDDSYLDASLHPVIKQIYASRGIKNNTELDNGAASLLDFRLLKDIDVAANILINGLQKQAKILIVGDFDADGATSTAVLMEGLPMFGFQHVDYLVPNRFNLGYGLSPQLAEQVVQIKPDILITVDNGISCLQGVEICKQAGIQVIVTDHHLQGEKLPNADAIVNPNRFDCQFPSKALAGCGVAFYLLVALRHTLREQNYFENSCLAQPNLASLLDIVALGTVADVVPLDANNRTLVYQGLARIRAGRTRPGILALIEVANRNSYRLQASDFGFAIAPRLNAAGRLDDMSLGIACLLSQDGNQARRIAAELDGLNQERREIEQSMQVEANAVLERLVSQSQEIPDAVCLYQDDWHQGVIGILAGRLKEQYHRPTVIFAQGENGEIKGSCRSIPGLHMRDLLESISTKYPDLILKFGGHAMAAGLSILESDFARFKQVYTDAVANTLAEEDKHAVILTDGNLPADCFNLNFANQLKQAGPFGQSFAEPLFDDVFYVIQQRMVGEKHLKLVLRHASGLDVDAIAFNVDLRAWPNTAAEKVRLAYQLDINEFRGKFSLQLLVSEIQLA